The Polyangiaceae bacterium genome includes a region encoding these proteins:
- a CDS encoding RNA polymerase factor sigma-32: protein MAREIDSSLSRYITLVHHYPKLTREEELVLAERWAKRADPQAADALIRAHLRYVVAIALKYRRYGVPLSELIAEGNFGLVHALKKFEAKRGNRFVTYAAYWIRAYVLGYVIRSWSLVGVGSGALRSKLFFKLRRERTRIMNLIGDEERADVILAEKFGVTPTQIGAMVRRLETRDVSLDGKVFDDSATTLMDTLVAVDTDQEDSLSADESRDEVKVAVRRAVQDLDARERFIVEKRMMADAEDELSLAEIGRRLGVSRERARQLEERAKKKLRHRIAEISREAGSRLDLDSAA from the coding sequence ATGGCCCGCGAAATCGACTCTTCCCTCTCCCGCTACATCACCCTGGTCCACCACTACCCCAAGCTCACCCGCGAAGAAGAGCTGGTGCTGGCGGAGCGCTGGGCGAAGCGGGCGGACCCCCAGGCGGCCGACGCGCTGATCCGGGCCCACCTGCGCTACGTGGTCGCCATTGCCCTCAAGTATCGCCGCTATGGCGTACCGCTCTCGGAGCTGATCGCGGAGGGCAACTTCGGCCTGGTCCACGCGCTGAAGAAGTTCGAGGCCAAGCGAGGAAACCGCTTCGTCACCTACGCGGCCTATTGGATCCGCGCCTACGTGCTCGGCTACGTCATCCGCTCCTGGAGCTTGGTCGGCGTCGGCTCCGGCGCGCTCCGCAGCAAGCTGTTCTTCAAGCTGCGCCGCGAGCGCACGCGCATCATGAACCTGATCGGCGACGAGGAGCGCGCCGACGTGATCCTGGCGGAGAAGTTCGGCGTGACCCCCACCCAGATCGGCGCCATGGTGCGCCGGCTGGAGACGCGCGACGTGTCGCTGGACGGCAAGGTCTTCGACGACTCGGCCACCACGCTGATGGACACGCTGGTCGCCGTGGACACGGATCAGGAAGACTCGCTCTCTGCGGACGAGAGCCGCGACGAAGTCAAGGTCGCGGTGCGGCGAGCCGTGCAGGACCTCGACGCTCGGGAGCGCTTCATCGTCGAGAAGCGCATGATGGCGGACGCCGAGGACGAGCTCTCGCTGGCGGAGATCGGCCGGCGCCTGGGCGTGTCCCGCGAGCGCGCCCGCCAGCTCGAGGAGCGGGCGAAGAAGAAGCTGCGGCACCGGATCGCCGAGATCTCGCGCGAGGCCGGCTCGCGCTTGGACCTGGATAGCGCCGCGTGA
- a CDS encoding radical SAM protein — MTTAGAARPKLYSVAIETTAYCNQKCDYCYNEWRDDGGASLDKGDRDKLFARVEKLLDAVDLDHATVTGGEPFSHPRIFELFDLLRERGVSVQIISNGGMVNETIAARLAPYRVRYVQITLNGPDEALHAAHVGAGHFERTLGGIRALRAAGVPVVGCTVVTKKNASRLGEILELWSSLGVRQISLSRFSPAGYAARHAAQLLPSRSDFLTAFGQALPWAKERGMTLICTMPVPPCAIEVEQFAPIQFGSCAIGTSMQEIALGPDGRLKNCTLHKTALGGVEDILAEGVDVASLLSAPELTEYKRETPEFCHGCLHEKSCAGGCGAAAEWVMGHARRYPDPFVFQHVDDDLASRLETQRRDGKTHLEVIL; from the coding sequence ATGACCACGGCCGGGGCAGCGCGACCCAAGCTCTACAGCGTCGCCATCGAGACGACCGCGTACTGCAACCAGAAGTGCGACTACTGCTACAACGAGTGGCGCGACGACGGCGGTGCCTCGCTCGACAAGGGCGACCGCGACAAGCTCTTCGCGCGCGTCGAGAAGCTGCTCGACGCCGTGGACCTCGACCACGCCACGGTGACGGGCGGTGAGCCCTTCTCTCACCCGCGCATCTTCGAGCTATTCGACCTGCTGCGCGAGCGCGGCGTGTCCGTGCAGATCATCTCCAATGGCGGGATGGTCAACGAGACCATCGCCGCGCGCCTGGCGCCGTACCGAGTCCGCTACGTGCAGATCACGCTGAACGGCCCGGACGAAGCGCTGCACGCGGCACACGTCGGGGCCGGACACTTCGAGCGCACGCTCGGCGGCATCCGCGCGCTCCGGGCCGCCGGCGTGCCCGTGGTCGGCTGCACGGTGGTGACCAAGAAGAACGCCAGCCGGCTCGGCGAGATCCTCGAGCTCTGGAGCTCGCTCGGCGTGCGCCAGATCTCGCTTTCGCGCTTCAGCCCGGCGGGCTACGCCGCTCGACACGCCGCGCAGCTCTTGCCGAGCCGCAGCGACTTCCTGACGGCCTTCGGCCAGGCCCTGCCCTGGGCCAAGGAGCGCGGCATGACCCTGATCTGCACCATGCCCGTGCCGCCGTGTGCGATCGAGGTCGAGCAGTTCGCGCCAATCCAGTTCGGCAGCTGCGCCATCGGCACCTCGATGCAGGAGATCGCCCTGGGCCCGGACGGACGGCTCAAGAACTGTACGCTGCACAAGACCGCGCTGGGCGGGGTCGAGGACATCTTGGCGGAGGGCGTGGACGTCGCGAGCCTGCTCTCCGCGCCGGAGCTCACCGAGTACAAGCGCGAGACGCCGGAGTTCTGCCACGGCTGCTTGCACGAGAAGAGCTGCGCCGGCGGCTGCGGCGCCGCCGCGGAGTGGGTGATGGGGCACGCGCGCCGCTACCCCGATCCGTTCGTGTTCCAGCACGTTGACGACGATCTGGCCTCACGCCTGGAGACCCAGCGCCGCGACGGCAAGACGCACCTCGAAGTCATCTTGTGA
- the erpA gene encoding iron-sulfur cluster insertion protein ErpA, producing MISITNLAAEKVKEIAVAEGLNGQGLRLRVIGGGCAGFQYDLYFEDKPTDMDEQFESNGVLLYVDPLSYQYLDGTEIDYVDGVHGAGFKFGNPNVTGSCGCGSSFSA from the coding sequence ATGATCTCGATCACCAACCTGGCTGCAGAAAAGGTCAAAGAAATCGCGGTGGCAGAGGGCCTGAACGGTCAGGGCCTCCGGCTCCGGGTCATCGGCGGAGGCTGCGCCGGCTTCCAGTACGACCTGTACTTCGAGGACAAGCCCACCGACATGGATGAGCAATTCGAGTCCAACGGGGTGCTCCTTTACGTCGACCCTCTGAGCTACCAGTACCTGGACGGTACGGAGATCGACTACGTCGATGGCGTCCACGGCGCAGGCTTCAAGTTCGGAAATCCGAACGTGACCGGGTCTTGCGGCTGCGGCTCGTCGTTCAGCGCCTAG
- a CDS encoding cobalamin B12-binding domain-containing protein, with amino-acid sequence MARPDRPRVLLLWPGGLFSGGANFGVPQMLLLAAAIRQKTDAVVDVVDLDMERAFGAVDLARVVSGGYDLVGVSCYSSYDYLKVMAIAARLRELLPRAWLVTGGYHPSARPEEFTGADSPFDFVVVGDGERPIARLVEALAQGKRPLTRVLGPDSVQEPKELVPYDWSLLERYRPIARKMASQAEIYLSRGCPYDCSFCMERAKRDVSWRALEPLQAVEELHRLDRFLDLSRWTLFVADALFGMKRGWRREFLSELARRPLRARKVWLLIRLDLIEKEDIQLMARANVGPGFGLESGDPGQLKRIRKAGKLEGYLEKMLTVAEWARDHEVAFGANIIVGHPGETEASLRTSAKYMKKLFADHPRGTHGFLSVDPFRLYPGSPIDEERDVWERQTGMRVHRYPWWQDGDQDFLAEWVDPSAELDFRTANRLRFELFSPILESIGKRFAYTGPARDYYLRAVREQIDLCAPRPRLRTLGLYQLWRGLNGEVPAEARRTELANDAELANLALSARRETLDNKGIARDDAVTLALLRVPRERFVLPENVGESADDRALSLGEDGGSTISALHAYAIAFRALGLASGDDFVDLGGGSGYGAALAAEVVGRTGSVLSLELDPALAEQARENLADYPQARVLAADAHALNTWRGARRVYAGFALREMPSVWLDALGEGGVLVAPVGSGSDQRLMRFERRGDGVVRQELGPVRYVPDRSGALAASAE; translated from the coding sequence ATGGCACGCCCCGACCGACCCCGCGTGCTCTTGCTCTGGCCCGGGGGCTTGTTCTCTGGCGGCGCCAACTTCGGCGTGCCGCAGATGCTGCTCCTCGCGGCCGCCATCCGCCAGAAGACCGACGCCGTGGTCGACGTCGTCGACCTGGACATGGAGCGCGCGTTCGGCGCGGTGGACCTCGCGCGCGTCGTCTCGGGCGGCTACGACCTGGTCGGCGTCTCCTGCTACTCGTCCTACGACTACCTGAAGGTGATGGCCATCGCGGCCCGGCTGAGGGAGCTCTTGCCGCGAGCGTGGCTGGTCACCGGCGGCTACCACCCGAGCGCGCGCCCCGAAGAGTTCACGGGCGCTGACTCGCCGTTCGACTTCGTGGTGGTGGGCGACGGCGAGCGCCCCATCGCGCGCCTGGTCGAGGCGCTGGCGCAGGGCAAGCGCCCGCTGACGCGGGTCCTGGGACCGGACTCGGTGCAGGAGCCAAAGGAGCTCGTGCCCTACGACTGGTCGCTGCTCGAGCGCTACCGGCCCATCGCGCGAAAGATGGCCTCGCAAGCCGAGATCTACCTGTCTCGCGGCTGCCCGTACGACTGCTCCTTTTGCATGGAGCGCGCCAAGCGCGACGTGAGCTGGCGCGCGCTCGAGCCCCTGCAGGCGGTGGAAGAGCTGCACCGCCTCGATCGCTTCCTCGATCTGTCCCGCTGGACGTTGTTCGTGGCCGACGCGCTGTTCGGAATGAAGCGCGGCTGGCGCCGTGAGTTCCTGAGCGAGCTCGCGCGACGCCCGCTGCGCGCGCGCAAGGTCTGGCTCCTGATCCGCCTGGACCTGATCGAGAAAGAGGACATCCAGCTGATGGCCCGAGCCAACGTGGGGCCCGGCTTCGGCCTGGAGTCTGGCGACCCCGGTCAGCTCAAACGCATCCGCAAGGCGGGTAAGCTCGAGGGCTACCTGGAGAAGATGCTGACCGTGGCCGAGTGGGCGCGAGACCACGAGGTGGCGTTCGGCGCCAACATCATCGTGGGCCATCCCGGCGAGACCGAGGCCAGCCTGCGGACCAGCGCAAAGTACATGAAGAAGCTGTTCGCGGACCACCCGCGCGGCACCCACGGCTTCTTGTCGGTCGACCCGTTCCGCCTGTATCCGGGCTCGCCCATCGACGAAGAACGCGACGTCTGGGAACGCCAGACCGGCATGCGCGTCCATCGCTACCCGTGGTGGCAGGACGGCGATCAGGACTTTCTGGCCGAGTGGGTCGATCCCAGTGCCGAGCTCGACTTCCGCACGGCGAACCGGCTGCGCTTCGAGCTTTTTTCTCCCATCCTGGAGAGCATCGGCAAGCGCTTCGCCTACACGGGCCCGGCCCGTGACTACTACCTACGTGCCGTGCGCGAGCAAATCGATCTCTGTGCCCCACGCCCGCGCCTGCGCACGCTCGGTCTCTACCAGCTGTGGCGCGGACTGAACGGTGAGGTACCGGCTGAGGCTCGACGCACCGAGCTCGCAAATGACGCGGAGCTCGCGAACCTCGCGCTGAGCGCGCGCCGCGAGACGCTCGACAACAAGGGCATCGCCCGCGACGACGCCGTCACGCTCGCGCTGCTCCGCGTGCCGCGGGAGCGCTTCGTGCTCCCGGAGAACGTAGGGGAGTCCGCCGACGATCGTGCGCTGTCGCTCGGCGAGGACGGTGGCTCGACCATCTCCGCGCTCCACGCCTACGCCATCGCGTTCCGCGCGCTCGGGCTCGCCAGCGGCGACGACTTCGTCGATCTCGGCGGAGGCAGCGGCTACGGAGCCGCGCTCGCGGCGGAGGTGGTGGGCCGGACCGGCAGCGTGCTCAGCCTCGAGCTCGATCCGGCGCTGGCGGAGCAAGCGCGCGAGAACCTCGCCGACTACCCGCAGGCCCGGGTGCTCGCCGCGGACGCCCACGCCCTGAACACCTGGCGAGGAGCCCGCCGCGTGTACGCCGGCTTTGCGCTGCGAGAGATGCCGAGCGTTTGGCTCGACGCTCTCGGCGAGGGGGGCGTGTTGGTTGCGCCGGTCGGTAGCGGCTCCGATCAGCGGCTGATGCGCTTCGAGCGGCGGGGCGATGGCGTCGTCCGACAGGAGCTCGGCCCGGTGCGCTACGTGCCGGATCGGAGCGGCGCGTTGGCGGCTTCAGCCGAGTAG
- a CDS encoding zinc-ribbon domain-containing protein has translation MKFLCPSCKAKYQIADDKVAGRSVRMKCRKCGYLISIGKAVTDGSVSRKLSSMPPPPDSGQSAEHVAPRAGPGWREPGARTSQPGPPPRPPPRARPGAAPVTPPGRFSAQGTAGVEPAVPRPPQPHSPKNGNGSSSHHHAFKVEAPPVHRDDDERTVIAGVGALSSAFAESVAGPESSALAASLAATDEWYVGINGVPVGPIRLSELRSKAASGAISGESLVWREGFEQWLPLANFPELVAIVEEGFSSARASLTPLSSPPAAQVVPPAAPRPEVYDPFALPGGTPVVAQDPFQEMLRPSQPVPEAFGSAGAPAMNQLPLGLVGAPVSQRPPVESESVIFAPPKRSSAAFAWVAVGVALMLGLTIGFVMFSKKPPEPVVKYVEVPAKPGETPGASTGAAATPVGEVEVEIDAGGGKTVRTGGTAAAGTGKTAGEKPEEKPLTGLAGLQGLQGGGPTGGPGSTGSTGGGGGQPLDSGEIQKTVSKYTSSVKRSCWQPALDARSKDAPTSARVNVAIVVSPSGSVQSVSTSGDPKGYPGLASCIAARVKAWQFPASSGTTTVNVPFVFAAQ, from the coding sequence ATGAAGTTCCTCTGTCCGTCCTGCAAGGCGAAGTACCAGATCGCCGATGACAAAGTCGCCGGCCGGTCGGTGCGGATGAAGTGCCGCAAGTGCGGGTACCTCATCAGCATCGGGAAGGCCGTCACCGACGGTTCGGTGTCACGCAAGCTGTCGAGCATGCCGCCGCCCCCCGACTCCGGACAGAGCGCCGAGCATGTGGCTCCCCGCGCTGGACCGGGCTGGCGCGAGCCCGGAGCACGCACCTCGCAGCCGGGGCCACCACCGCGGCCGCCACCCCGTGCACGACCCGGCGCCGCGCCGGTCACGCCGCCGGGTCGCTTCTCCGCGCAGGGCACGGCGGGCGTCGAGCCAGCGGTCCCTCGGCCGCCGCAGCCGCACTCTCCGAAGAACGGCAACGGCTCGTCGTCGCACCACCACGCCTTCAAGGTCGAGGCGCCGCCCGTGCATCGAGACGACGACGAGCGCACCGTGATCGCGGGGGTCGGGGCGCTCTCGTCGGCGTTCGCGGAGAGCGTGGCCGGGCCGGAGTCGAGCGCGCTCGCCGCGTCGCTGGCGGCCACCGACGAGTGGTACGTGGGCATCAACGGGGTGCCGGTGGGTCCAATCCGGCTGAGCGAGCTGCGCTCGAAGGCGGCTTCGGGTGCCATCTCCGGCGAATCGCTGGTCTGGCGCGAGGGCTTCGAGCAATGGCTACCGCTCGCCAATTTCCCGGAGCTGGTGGCGATCGTCGAGGAGGGCTTCTCGAGCGCGCGCGCCTCGCTGACCCCGCTCAGCTCTCCGCCGGCGGCTCAGGTGGTGCCACCCGCCGCACCGCGGCCCGAGGTCTACGACCCCTTCGCGCTGCCGGGCGGAACCCCGGTCGTCGCGCAGGATCCATTCCAGGAGATGCTGCGCCCGTCGCAGCCCGTGCCGGAGGCGTTCGGTTCGGCTGGCGCTCCGGCGATGAACCAGCTGCCGCTCGGGCTGGTTGGCGCACCGGTGAGCCAGCGGCCTCCGGTGGAGTCCGAGAGCGTCATCTTCGCGCCGCCGAAGCGTAGCTCGGCGGCGTTCGCGTGGGTCGCGGTGGGCGTGGCGCTGATGCTCGGGCTGACCATCGGCTTCGTGATGTTCAGCAAGAAGCCGCCGGAGCCGGTGGTGAAATACGTCGAGGTGCCCGCGAAGCCAGGGGAGACACCAGGAGCGAGCACCGGCGCCGCCGCGACGCCGGTCGGCGAGGTCGAAGTCGAGATCGACGCTGGCGGCGGCAAGACGGTGCGCACGGGCGGGACGGCGGCCGCGGGCACCGGCAAGACCGCGGGCGAGAAACCCGAGGAGAAGCCGCTCACCGGCCTGGCCGGCCTACAGGGGCTCCAAGGTGGCGGCCCCACCGGCGGCCCCGGCTCGACCGGCAGCACGGGCGGCGGCGGCGGGCAGCCCCTCGACTCGGGCGAGATCCAGAAGACCGTGAGCAAGTACACCAGCAGCGTGAAGCGTAGCTGCTGGCAGCCTGCGCTCGACGCGCGCTCCAAGGACGCCCCGACCTCGGCGCGCGTCAACGTCGCCATAGTGGTGAGCCCGAGCGGCAGCGTGCAGAGCGTGTCCACGAGCGGCGATCCCAAGGGCTACCCGGGCCTCGCGAGCTGCATCGCCGCGCGGGTGAAGGCCTGGCAGTTCCCGGCCTCGAGCGGCACGACGACGGTGAACGTGCCGTTCGTGTTCGCGGCTCAATGA